A stretch of DNA from Juglans microcarpa x Juglans regia isolate MS1-56 chromosome 5D, Jm3101_v1.0, whole genome shotgun sequence:
TGCTTTGGAACGTCCAATCTCCATTCCGAGAAAGTAACACAATGTCCCCAACCGTTTGATGCGGAATTTGGTTTCCAAGAGCTGTATGACCGCAAGGCTTGAGCTGGAATTTGAACTCATGAGGATGATATCATCAACGTATACGAGGAGGGCAAGAAATGAATTATCTGTGCATTTGGTAAATAAGCTGTAATCTGCCTTTGATTGGTTGAAGCCGAACTCAGCTAATGTGGAGGTCAGCTTTGTGTTCCATTGGCTAGAAGCTTGACGAAGGCCATACAAGCTTTTCTGTAAACGGCAGACCTGTTTGGATTTTGCTGCATAGTGACCAGGAGGTGGTCGCATATAAATTTCCTCGTCGAGATCGCCATAGAGAAAGGCGTTATTGACATCGAGTTGTTGGAGATCCCAACCTTTGATGGCAGCAACGGCTAGTAGACAACGGATTGAAACTAATTTAGCAACAGGGGAGAATGTATCATGAAAGTCAATACCATCACGTTGGGTGAATCCCTTTGCAACTAGGCGAGCCTTAGCCCGCTCGATTTTGCCGTCAGCTTGAAATTTGTACTTGTAAATCCACTTGCAGTCAATCGGTGTCTTGTTTGGAGGAAGATCAACGATGGTCCAGGTCTCATTGAGCTCAAGTGCAGTGAGCTCTTGGTTCATTGCCTCACGCCAAATTGGTTGGTGGATAGCTTGGATGTATGAGGTGGGTTCGGAATGGATGGAAACAGAGGTGGTAAAGGCACGAAATGAAGGTGAGAGGGAAGCATAAGATAAAGTAGACGAGATGGGAAAAGGGATATTACCTGAGGAATCATGTGATTCAAGACGCATCATCATGGATGCCAAATGGTGGACAACAGGTGTGGAGGTTTGTTGGCAATGATAGTCACGAAGGTATGCAGGGGCTTTGCGAGTGCATGGTGTTCTGCAAGGTGGAGGGAGCGTTGGGGTTGAATCATCTAAATGTTGGCTAGACGTGGCTGGGGTAGGTGGTAACGAGAGTGGATTGTTGGTGGGGTTTGATTCGTCAATGTGTGTATTGGGAGAAAGGGCCGCGTTTTCATTGTTCTGGGTGGTGGGAAATGAGTCCACGTGTGGATTGTTATGAATGGGTGAATTGAGAGAATGAAGGGGGAGAGAAGGGGTGTCGGTGGAAGAAGAATATTTGGGTGTTGACGAAATGATTTCGGTGGAAAAGGGTGTTTGAGTTTTTAGTGGAAAAATTTCTTCATGGAAGATGACGTCGCGAGagataaaaatttgttttgtggTAAGATCAAGCAATTTATATCCTTTGACTCCGTATGGGTATCCAAGAAAGAGGCATATTTTGGCGTGAGGGTCAAATTTTGTTCGGGAGTGTGATAGAGTAGAGGCAAAGCACAAGCACCCGAAAACTTTTAGATGTGAGTAAGAAGGCTTGGTTTCATAAAGGATTTCAAAAGGGGTTTTATTATGAAGGATTGGTGTTGGTGTTCTATTGATTAGGTAAACCGTGGTTGTGATAAAATTAGACCAATATTAAAGGGGTAAACCGGATTGAAATTTGAGAGCACGTGCCACGTTGAGGATGTGTTGGTGCTTACGTTCGGCAAGggcattttgttgaggtgtggCAACACATATTAATTGGTGGATGATGCCTTTGGAATTGTAAAAATGTGGTATGTTAAATTCGGCGCCATTATCTGATCGAAGAGTTTTAATATGGCTGCCGAATTGGGTCTCAATAAGTGCGAAAAAATTGATCAGAGATGTTCAAGCTTCAGCTTTATTTTTAAGAAGATAGATCCAAGTGCATCTTTTGAATTTATCGACAAgggtgagaaaatattttacacCATTGTAATCTTGTGTTGAGTTGGGCCCCCAAATATCAACCGAAACAATATCAAAAGGTTTGGTGGCTTTGGATTCTGATTCGGGAAAGGAAATTTTATGTTGTTTTGCGAGTGGACAAACAATACAGGGAAGGTGAGAATGATCTGAACATTTGAGATTAAGATTAACATCATGTAAAATATGCTTAGTCATGGAGCTATGTCCAAGCCTATAATgccataacataaactgagtaaaTTTTGAAGTGGTGGTATGATTGGCAGATATTGAAGgaaataaattgtgaaaaaaggATTGCAAGCGAGAAGGCTCTGGTCTGGACAATATCAGGTGATACAAGCCGTTACACACCATCCCTACTCCAATCGTCATCCAAGATGAAAGGCCCTGAATATAGCAAGAATTGGAGAAAACAATTAGGCAGCAATTAGAATGTTGGGTTAAGGATTTGgcagaaattaaattgaaggtAAAATTAGGAACACATAAAACATGACGAAGGATTAAGTGGGGCGTTAAATGGACATCACCAACATGAGAAGCAGTGGTAGTGGATCTGTTGGGCAGCTTGATGATGCGAGACGTTGGAGTGATGTTATGTGTGAAAAATTTTGGGCTACAGATCATGTGATTTGTGGCACCGGTGTCTATCATCCAAGGTGTTTGAGTGGTTGTGGTGCATGCTAGTGTGTGTTTATAAAGGGAGGAAGATATACCAGACACGGGAAGTGAGGTAGCATTGACGTTGTTTGCAACAGGTGTGTTGGCATTGTTGTGGGTAGGATTTAACAAGGCAATGAGTTGCGAGTACTGCTCTGGAGTGAGAGATGGACCATGGTTAATTTCTTCCTGCACAAGAGATGATTGATTAGCAGtggatttatattttgaattgttcTTGTGTCCTGGAGGAAACCCATTCAGCTTGTAGCATTTTTCCCGCGTGTGTCCAGGTATGTGACAATGGAAGCAGACTGGTAAATGTGGATTTGCTTTGAATCAACGCTCCAACGAATGTCCATGAGTATTGTAGTGAGAACAGAACAAACGTTCACGGTGTGGGTTTCGAATTTCGGAGGTCTTGCTGGCCATGGCAAGTGGAGTTGGGACAGAGTGTAGTTGTCGTCGCCTCTCCTCTTGTTGGACAAGTGATAGAACCCGATTGAGAGGTGGAAGAGGATCCTGAAGTAAAATTTGGGCACAAACCTCTTCATACGAATCATCCAAACCAATAAGAAATTGCATCACCTTATGAGTGTGGGTATAGTCCAGCAAGGTTTTGACTGCACCACAAGTGCAGGTGGGCATGGGCTCATAAATTTCCAGTTCATCccaaaatgttttgagtttgttGTGGTATTGGCTGATGGAATCAGAGTCTTGAGTGGAAGATGAGATAGATTTAGCAAGTTGAAAAATCCGAGGAGCATTTTGTACGGAGAAACGCTCCTTAAGATCATTCCACACGCTCTCAGCTGTATCGGCATGTGCAATGCTCGATATAAGGTCTGAGCTAGCCGAATGTTGAATCCACGCTATGATCATGTCGTTGCAGCATTTCCATGGAGCATAGAGAGGATCAGAAGAGTTTGGTGGCTTGGTGATGGTTCCATCGATGAATCCAagcttgttttttatgttgagAGCATTGCGCATCGTTCTCGCCCATGTGACATAGCTTTCGGTAGTCAGCAAATCAGGGACTAATGAAGGAGAAGCGCCTTCGCCTGGTTGGATAAAGAATGGGCTAGCAGGATTTTGTGGGTTATTCTGAGATCGGGATGTCATGTTGGTGTCAGAATCTTCGGTCATTACTCTGGTACCATATTAAGAATGATGCAGAAGCAAGAGGAAGGGGCTGAAGCAAGGGAGGAGACGACGCAACTGACTCGTACGCATGCAGACGGAATGAAAATAACAGAATGCATAGACGCACACTAGAGACGCAACAAAGacgtggtatcagagccaggttattCTAACTTCAATACCCGCAACAGAGCTCGCAGCACCACGATGGTGCGCGTTGCTCTGCGCACAGCAGAGGACTGTACCTTTCTTAATGATGATCATGGCGCCGAGTGCACCGAACGGGTGCATCGCAACTCATGATTTCGAGTAGTGCTGCTCTCAGAGGAGCACGGCGCACCTTGAAGGTGTAGCACGAACCATGGGTAAGGCGCACCTTGGCGGTGTAGTGCGCACCTACACTGTGGTGCGACGGAAGAGTGATCTCACACCCATGAGAGTGCAGCGTGCAGTGCAGCTTGGGCACACCAGCTGGGTGCTGCGACGCCCATGCAGTTGCACACACCAGCCATGGCGCAACCCACCATGCTCTGCACTGCACCATGGCTTACCAGGCTGTGTAGCGTAGTGCAGCGGCACGGGGTGGAGCTTAGCAGTGCGGCAAGGGGTGCGGTCCAATGAGCTAGCGACGGCTCTGAGGCAGTGGGATGGCTGCTTCATAAGGCTGtttgagggggaaaaaaaaaaactcagacaTAGTGGCAGCAAGCACCGTGACCCAGACAATGATCGCAGCACTGTAGGCTACGCTGTTCATGGTCGGAGTGTGATGCACCAAAGGTTTCCACAATGTGCAACACCCATGCCGTGTGCTCTGATGTCCCTGGCGGCCTATTTCCGAGATACACAAACACCTCTCAAGTATCCATAGTTACAGAGAGAATAAATATTTACTCATCGTGCAACAAAAATTCAGTGAATGAAATCACAACATGCACATCAAACACAAATCGAGAACAATCAATTCTTACTCTGTTATCAAACACAAATTGAGAACACCCCAAGAGAAGGGGAAGGGATGCCACTCTGAGCGACCCTTTCTTAGTGTATGGAAAACGGCCTTGCTCATCACCCATAATGACAGTTTCCATTGGCATAGCATAATGCAACACATTAATAATGGGTTTCATGTCAACAAGCCTTTCTCCAAATATTATAATCCCAACAGGGGATTCGCAACCCAAAACAGAGGCTGTGTAATCCTTAATATGCGTTACAAAGTACTGGTCAAGCATTGCCACTCAAGATTCCTTTACTGATCGTAAAAGTGGGATTGCATCAACTTTTAATCCGGTAGAACCCAAACATTCAAAACAATACcattatttaaatcttttgcGGGTATATAGCCATCTTCATCGTGGTAATAACCACCAATATCTATCCACTTCACCTCTCTATATCCATTGGTTAGAAAATCCCTTCCAATTATTCCATTTGCTGCAGAACTAATAAAAGGCATACAAGACCCCAATATTTTCATTGTAAGTCGAAAGGCCTTGATCAGGCTGAATCCACTGCCAACATTTGCGATAGCGAAATGCGGCCAAATTGGCTCGGATAGCACCTTCTCAAGAACCTCTTGCACAAGCAATCTTGCTTTCAGAATTAGCTCCAGCAAATTGACCAAGTAGCAGAGCTGCATCCCTTTGAATCTCTAGAAAGCAGGAACTAAACAACCTAATAACAGGTTGTAAAGCTCTAGCGAGGAGAACTTTTTTAACCTGTAGGAATGAGTGGACCAGGTTCCCTACCACACCAACcgatttataatatatagtggcATCCTTAGACCAAAGCATTAGTACAAGGGTTGGTAGAGCATTGCATTCTGCAACCTGAGTTTTGTTTCcatccactacaagaaattagacCTTTTCCAGTGCTCAAAATCGCCACAATTACATACTTTAATCGCTGCTTTTACTTCTTTCCGGCGATTTTTAAATCGCTACAGGTTCGATGAAATCTTAAAGCCATTTTAGATCAATTTCGTCGATTTTAAAAACTTGCCGgaaattattactttttgcGGCGAGAAATTGTTGCcacaaaatgaacaaaaaaaggcCGCAAATAAACATATCAAGTTCCCACATATTCGTCGAAAAAATTAATAGCAACGACTACTTCCGTCGCAAATACTCAATGAATCGCCGAAAGTAA
This window harbors:
- the LOC121265755 gene encoding uncharacterized protein LOC121265755: MVNVIMDCGVVPTLVRHQQLIVDAGALPHLVDLLMTLKNGGNSQPHENSCIKTRVKIEGGIPPLVQLLEYAGRRVQRAAAGVLQTLALKNDHYKKTVDGNKTQVAECNALPTLVLMLWSKDATIYYKSRFKGMQLCYLVNLLELILKARLLVQEVLEKVLSEPIWPHFAIANVGSGFSLIKAFRLTMKILGSCMPFISSAANGIIGRDFLTNGYREVKWIDIGGYYHDEDGYIPAKDLNNGIVLNVWVLPD